GAACCTGTATGTGTGAAAAGCGCACTAAatgaatacaaaaaataaatcTTAGACCCAGTAAACTAGATGACATGCCGTAGAATCTTAAATTCGAACCCATAAAGTTCATATCATGGATCTATCTCAAATAGAAATGCGACGTTCTCTTTGAAATAGATTAAAAATAAAGACACATAAATTAAAATGGCGGGGGTAATATATAAGTTAGATCCAGATAAAGATGGACACGGGAATTAGTACCTTGGCATCCATTAGGGAGGTAAGGGTTGCCTTGATAACCAGGAGAGCAATTGCATCGATATCCCTCAGTAGGTCTAGTAGTGTCATCAACGCACCTACTGTTCTTTCCGCATGCATATTTTGGCGTTCTGGTGGCTTTGTCGCAACTAACATTGCCAATTACCCAGTTCACCGCCTGCCCGACGTTATAATAATCATCTTTTTTGCACTTACCAAGTAATTGAGTGAATTCAGATTCAGCAATGCCTTTTTCCACAACTAATAAATAGGTGCAATTGCTAGATGTCCATGATGTTTTCTCCGTGTTCATTGTTTGTATGGAGGCAAAGAGAAttcttggcattcttgaaaaaGCAGACAGACAACAACCGTGATTCCCAGTGCAATAAGTTGATGAAGCTGAATATGAAGCATTACTGGAGTCATAGAGCAGTGAACCTATAACGTAAAAACACTTTTTGAACCACTTTTGCTACCACCTTAGATAATTCCCTTATGTTAAGGGAATTCAacaatttataatatatataccCAAAAAAGTGTAATTTTACCCTACTTGCACAATATAATTTTCTGATGAAAGAAATTCATATAAACCGTTTACTTACCTTTAGCTCCACCACTGTCGCAGAAAGAAGCACATCCACTTACAATATTGTCTTGGCGTCTACTACTGTTGTCTAAATCTTTGATATAAGCATAAATATCACACCCAATGGCTACTAAATTATTCTTGATGGAAACACTGAAATACTCATTGATGTATTTTCCCGTGCTGTATTCATCACCGTAAATGTTCTTTCCAGATGATTTGTTGTAGGGGTAAGGACTGAAAGGAATAACAATCGTGATGGTGTCCATGGATATGTGTTTCACAGATCTATCATTAAGACCACGACTAAAAGCAGTGTTGTTATTGCACCTCACTTCGAATTGTTCATCGAAGTAACGCCCTTTTCCTATCCCAAATGGATAAGGAATGGTTAAGTTGCCGCATCTTTCTGGGCAGccaggctttgatgaagatattagTGCTGGTAGTGATCTTATTCTTATAGCTGAAAGCCTGAAACTTGTGCTGTTTCTTTAAGAAGCAGGCCAATAAGAAGAATAAAAAATGACCACATGGTGGTAATCTGCATCTTCGTATATACTGATACTACTGCATGCCTTCTTTGGTAGAATCATATATTATAATGGTAAAAGTTCTGGAAATCCCAGTTCTccacaaagaaaaaagaagaaaaagactttACATTACAAGTGGAACATATAAGAGAAAAAGGCAAAAATAGCACCTACGGATGTGGTCTAGTGGTAAATGAAGTGGGTGAGAAGGGTTAAATCCTAGCGGAGGCaaaaaacactaggtgatttcttcaaTCAATCCAAGCCTTAGTGGATAGAATTACTTGGTGTCTGTTGCTGGTAGTCGGTGGCAGGTATCCCGTAGAATTAATCAGGTGCACGCAAGCTGGCTAGGATACCACggttataaataaataaaaaaagcatATAGTACACTATCTTTGGACTTAAGACTAAAAATGATTCTCTGTCTTTCACATGGAGCACTAACGAAGTGGTGCACTTTCAGTATGTGAATGTTCTCTCTTctatatttcttcttcttttttttttttgtgttgtttggttttggttcttCATGTTGGAAAACGTGTCAGGCTAATAGAAGgtgaaaatatttaaaatagaaaagtaataaattgcacaagacaagatttacgtaATTCGGCAATTTTTATCTAATTTACGGCCACACAAAGAATaactctttattaattgaagagaaagaagaagttgagGGATAATTTACAATTAAGGAAGGGGATGCCAATTTATAAGCAGAGCGTCTGctgaaagaaaattttcaacaAATGTGAATATGAAGAAGACGGCACCGCAAATTGCACGCCAAATTCTTCTTTTACATTTGCAGCCCGCCAACTTTGACTTGGTGGGGTGAGAGAGGCTGCCGCAAAAAAATTTCACGCtttctttcttctccttttctctttgtcttcttttacagcttttctcttctttcttttattttacagCTGGATTTGTTCCTTTCAATCTCCCACTCAAACCCATATACAtcaagaaagaaaattaaaaaaaacgatTTACTATTCTCTGGTGGCGCCTTCACATTATCAATCTTGAAGGCTAACTGAGGTGATGCATAGCCTCAGTTTGTCAACACTGATAACTTTGATCAACATGTCTGACGGGTTCTTCGATTCTGGTATCTTCTGCAGGGAAAGAGTTCCTTCACTTATCAACTCTCGGATATGATGATACCTCAACTGGATGTGATTTGATCTTGCATGAAATATTGGATTCTTGGCAAGATGAATTGCACTCTGGCTATCGCTGAAAAGCTCACAATTGTCCTGCTCTTTACCTAGCTCTTTAAGAAAGTTCTTGAGCCAGATCATCTCTTTTTCAACTTCTGAGATTGTCATGTACTCTGCTTCTATGGTAGATAGAGCAACACTTTTCTGACGTCTGGACATCCAACTAACAGCACTACCACCTAAGGTGAATGCGTAGCAGGTGGTACTTTTGCGACTATCCATATCGCCGCCTAAATTTGCATCAacaaaaccttgtaagataaTATTGCTCCTTTTAAAACAAAGTGTCATACCTGAGGTGCCTTTGAGATATCGCAATATCCATTTTACACCTTTCCAATGCTCATTTCCTGAATCTGGCATGTATCTACTGACAACTCCAACTGCATGGGCTATGTCAGGTGTGgtgcaaaccatagcatacatcaaacttcATACTACTGAAGCATATGGAACTTTGGACATGTACTTCCTTTCTTCATCTGTCTTAGATGATTGGTCCTTCGACAGATTAAGATGGCTTCCGAGTGGAGTGCTTCTGGTCTTTGCATCATAAAAGTTGAACCTGCTTAGTACcttttgtgtgtatttttcttgAGACAATTTTAAGGTTCCTTCAGACATGTTTCTGTTAATCCCCATCCCATACATTTGCTTAGCtggtcctaagtctttcatttctAACTCCTCCGCCAGTTGTTGCTTAACCATGGTGATCTCTTTTATGCTAGATCCTGTAATTAGCATAACATCAACGTACAACAGTAAAATGATATAGGATTCATCAAGATTTTTGATATAACAGCAATGGTCCATCTCACATCGCGCGAAACCATTGTTATGCATGAATCCATCAAATTTCTTGTACCATTGTCAGGGAGCttgtttcaaaccatacaaaCTCTTCTTCAACTTACACACAATGTTTTCTttaccaaaaacttgaaaacCTTCAGGTTTCTTCACGTAGATGTCTTCTTCAAGGTCACCATGCAAGAAAGCAGTTTTAACATTTAGCTTCTCCGAATGCAAATTTTCTACAGCTACGATACTTAGCACCAACCTGATAGTAGTTAATTtaactacaagagagaagatCTCGGTGTAGTCAATTCCTTCCTTCTGCTGAAAGCCTTTTACTACTAATCATGCTTTGTATCTTTTCTTACCATCCTGCTCTTCCTTGACTCTGTACACCCACTTATTCTGCAATGCCTACTTTCCTTTGGTAACTCTGTAAGTATCCATATTTTATTCTCTTGAAGAgaattcatctcttctttcatggctagCTTCCATTTATCAGTGTTTATCACCTGCATTACTTCAACAAAATGTTCTGGTTCTCCAGCATCAGTCAGAAGTAAATAGTGGAGAGAGAGAGAAAGTTAAGCTATCTGGAGCATTCATGACTCTTTTAAATTTCCTTAATGTATGTTCAAGAGTAACTAATCCCGAATTTGATTCAAGTCCTGACTCCAGATTTTGTTTTGCATATGATTCTATCTCTGGTTCCGGTTCTGGTTCTGATCCAAATTCGGCTTTTGGTTCTTCATCTTCAATTTCATAATCAGTTGCAATCTCTCTAGCCACTTCATTTTCTGAGATTTCTTCTAACTCAACtatttcagatttattttttagaaaacaaACTCATACCTTTCTTGTGGAATCATCAATGAAGGTGACATAATAGCGTGAGTCTCCCAGAGAAGTTATAAGAGTCGGTCCCCACACATCTGTATGCACTTGTTCCAGCTTCTCTTTCTTTGGTGTCCTTCCCTCCTTTGAAAaactaactctcttttgtttccCGTAAATGCAATCTTCGCACAAACCTAATTCAACATGCTTTAGGTTTGACAACTTTTCTTTGGATGCCAACAACTTCATTCCCTTCTCACTCATATGCCCGAGCCTCCGGTGCCAGAATGTTGTATCACGACCTTGATCAACTATTGCTATAGTATTTCTCTGTATTGCAGTTGCATACAGTGTTCCCTTCTTGAAGCCTCATGCCACAACCAAATTTcctttggttatcttccacgaTCCGTTACCGAATGTTGTTGTATATCCTTCACTGTCAATCTGACCTATAGATATTAGATTTTGTTTAGGCTAGGAACATGTCGGACTTTGTAATTTCCATAGCGTGCCTTGTGAAGTATTTTTATGAACTTCATCTTTCCCGACAATGTCCAAAGGTTCGTCGTCTGCTAGATAAACCTTCCAGAATTTTCTAGCAATATAATTAAGCAATAATTCTTTGCATGATATAGAGTGAAAGGATGCACCTGAGTCTAGAATCCAAGATTCGACTGGACTGTCTGCACAACAAATTAGTGCATCAACAGACTTGTTCAGCAATTACATTTGCTgaattttcttccttcttctttggtTCTCTACATTGACTATTGTAGTGACCCTTTTTATCGCAATTCCAACAAGTAATGTCCTTGCGATTTTTGATTGCCCTCTTCTCCTTGACTTTGATTTGCCACGACCATGACTTTGTCCTCTTTGGTTGCTTCTCCCCCTGCTTTCGGTATGAAAAGTAGATCCTGGGGAATCAATTGATTCTCTTCGGCGAATATCTTCGCTTAGAACCAAGTCTCTAATATCATTCAATTTGAGTTTGGCATTTCCCAGTGAACTGCTAACTGCAGTTACCATTGCAGACCAACTCTCTAGTAGAGATGATAGTAGAATCAATGCACTGACTTCGTCATCAAATGTTATATTAACAGAACTCAACTGAgttaatattatattaaactcATTGATATGTTTCGTGACAGATCCACCTTCTGTCATCTTTAAGTTGAACAATCGACGCATCAAATAGACTTTATTTGAAGTAGATGGCTTCTCGTACATATTTGATAATGGCTTCATCAGACCTGCAGTGGTCTTCTCGTTAATGATGTTAAACGCCACATTTCGTGTTGGCGTCAAACGAATCACATCAAGAGCTTGGCGATCTAATAGATCTCAATCCGTTTGGCCATATTATCTGGTTTTATCTCAGTCAGATATAAGTGTAATTTTTTCTGGTACAAATAATCCTCTATTTGCATTTTCCAAAATTCAAAATCTTTGTCATTGAACATGTCAATCTTAACCTTCCCTTCTTCCGTTGccatttttcacaaaaaaaaaattatgtaaataGTGTCTGTGAATAGTAACAACGAATACTATTCCATTTAAGAAAACATATCCTAACCGGATAGGTAGACAACAATCACTATTGGTGAACAATACTATCACTATTAATGAATAGTACTTCACTATTGTGAATAGTGTTAGTAATGATGATTAGTAGTGTCGCACTATTCTTGTGAATAGTACCTGCACAAGTACCATACTTTTCTACCAAAATTACACTATCTATGCTCTTATAACAGTTGTTGGGAAGCGTGTCACATTAAtagaagtgaaaaaatatttaaaagaaaaaaacaataaattgcacaagacaagatttacgtggtttGGCAATTTTTGTCTACTGTACGGCCACACAAAGAATAGCTATTTATTAATTGAAGAGATTGAAGAAGTTGAGGGATAATTTACAATTGAGGAAGGGATGCCTATTTATAGGCGTGTCTgctgaaagaaaattttctacgaATGTGAATACGAAGAAGACAGCACCGCAAATTGCGCGCCAAAATCTTCTTTCACATTTGCAGCCCGCCAACTTTGACTTGGTGGGGTGAGAGAGACTGCCGCAAAAAATTTCCAcgttttctttcttctctttttctctttttcttcttataccgcttttatcttcttttattttatagCTGGGTTTGTTCCTTTCATTTTATATGTGGAATAGTTGTTTCTGTTATTTGCAAAAGTATAACTCATGTCTGATGTTTATTTTTCTCATCCCATACGGATGAAAATATTAAGTTCTTTGGATCAAACCTATCTTTTTATGGCTCACTtatgttataaattattttaaatatctATTTATGTTCGATATGattgttgtgagcacgtgatttttgccctatatgaattactctcataaattcaaaacaaaaaatttctttcagtgtttgcaattttgtggattttcgtggcattttctgttaattgtttgtcttttgtttgtgcattttaattagtgaaaaatacaaaaaaatatgttgcatttgcatttaggatttaattctacattttaggattaattaataaattagttgttttataaaaatgggaaaaatcacaaaaaaatagtttattttgcacttttaaattTTAATCTCGAATTTTGGTAATCTTTCCctgaatttggtttttaattagttgtggtaattatttagagttagttaatttaatttgataggataatttggtttgtgatttaatttatgttttatttttaatttttgaaagaaaaataaaacttgaaattgaaaaaaaaaaaaaaaaaggttttgaaaCAAAAGAATTTGAATTTTGGGCTTATCAAttgaattcccccccccccccggcgcAAAAGTATTCCGTTAATACCCGGCCCAAACCTGTTACTGCACCCAGTCTAAGCCAGCCTGaccaaacgacgtagtatggggGTGTTACTACGTGTTTTGAGTTCACCAGTGTCGAATTAATCCTGGCCATCCATCCCCAGCTCATCCAACGATTGGGAAGTGGGGTCGTTTGAGTATTTAAATGTCTGAACAGCCCCCCTACCCCTCACTCATCGTACCTCTCTCACCTCTCAGAGCCCCCTTATCCGTGATAAACCCTAGCGACGCCGCCCTAATTCCCACCGCCTTAGCCCAGCGGCGCCAatataacacccctgaacccccgtcTCACTCTCATTCCAGAAATCCACTCAGTTTCCTTGGAATATTAGTGAAGCTCCTCGAATTTGATTTGAAGGGACAACCCTAAAAGTCCAAAGGTCAGAATCGGCGAGGGTTAAAAAATTTTAGGCCTAAATCGATGTTACTCGTGTGTTCTTGATATTAAGAACCTACGATTAACTTCGAATCAGGCTGGAATTGATGAGTTGAAGGTTGTTCCTTAGGCCCTTTTGTCCGAGTCCTCTTGGGTATGTCTTTTTTCTTCTCCTCggttcttttccttctctaaTCCTTCGTTTCTTCTATTATTTTTTGTCCTGTTAGGTCTTTTGTGCTCGTTTATGGGTTGTTTATTATGCatgttattttaaaatattaggtCACTTAGCTTGATTAATGAGGTTGGTTTTTATCTGGTAATTTCTTTAATTTTAGCCCAGTACTTGATTTCTGTTTTTGAAGTTGTTCAGACTCGTCTCTGTTATGAGCATTTGTTTCAATCAAGTCAACTTTTTTGGGTTTGGGTTTATGCCTCTGATCTTTGATTTACTGGTTTGGGCCAAACCTGAATTAATTCAATTGGGTCGAATCGACCCATGCTCTATCCGGTTCCTTCAGGTAATAACAGGGTCattaaggggtaatttgggtagtctaggTTTGGGAATCTCTTTGTAACTGACTGGGGaaacttctaggaagctggggtgggggctaaTTGGTAAATCTGATTTTTAAACTAAGGTTTCCTGAGCAAAAATGAAAATGTAAAAAGAGTTGAAGTGTAAGAATTGACTCTTGGAGTctgccctagtagcttgcctataaaggcatccaaAACTTGCCattcaaggcagacccaagagcTGAAGAGATAAGAAATCCCCAGAAAAACAAAAACGGCTAAAAACAACTGGAGGAGAACACTGTTTCATAGAGCTTTTCCTGCTTAAATTTCGGGATCCTCAATTTGCTGAAGCAACATATGCTTTATTTGGGTGTGAAATGGTTTGAGATCGAGATTGGTTGAAAGATTTCTGGTTTATTATTCGACTGAAGTTAGTTTCTGGGCTATTGTACCTTATTGCTGGGTTTCAAAATTGGTTTTCTGGTTCATTTCTTGTTGCTGAGttctgctgctgttgttgtttCGTGCTTTCACCCCTTTTCCTTTTGGCAATATTCAGGTATGCCCTCAAAAACTTGCCATGGAACTGAATATTGACTAGCATGTATGAAGATTTGAAAATTCAAGTTAAAGCTTAAATGGAAATAttgaatttttgatgtaattacTGTTGGTTACTACCATTATGTGCAATTAAATGCTTCAGTTTTGTGGCAATCCAGTTTCCGGTTCATGTTGGTTTGTTTACTCATGATAGTAGCTTAGAATGGTTTAGTTGTTTAAATTAAATGTGTAATTTCAGAGTATGGGGGCACTGTGATAGTGTTTGAATCCTATTTGTATGAACGAACTGTTAAACATTTTTGTAAGGGGAAACTGTTTGAAGGTGTCTGATAGTTGTCTTGGTTTGAAATCAAGGTTTGTTGTATTGAGTGATGTCCATGACTCTGCTTTGCACTCTGAAAGGCGTCATGGTATTGTATTTAGTTAAAGTAGTTTTTTGGTCTATGTCAGTTCCAATCCCATATGTTTGTTTGTAGGAAGTTAGtttaagaaaatttaaaatgCAACCATGATCATTTCGTCAATTACGGTATCAGCATTGTTATCGTAAGGCCTTTCACTTAGTAAATTTGACCCAAAAATGCAGGCTGGGATAAAATTGCAAGTTCATGCCAGTTGACTTGTACTTGCATATTGGAATTTAGAGATGGAATCGTTAATACAATAGCGTGTCTCGATTAGATTTGCATTTTGATAATGTTTATGCCAGCAATTGCTTTTGTCTGAAATCGGGGCTTAAGTAAGTCCAGTAAGGGAACTAACATTTGTTTTGACTGCATGGCCTAAACCAGAAGACATGGGCCATTGGGGTTATATGCTCTTGCATTCTTGACTTCTTCTTTGCAGTTGATACTTGGGCCTCAATTTAGGCCCAAGCTTTGAAAGATGAAGTACAGATAGCCTTATATTTAATAAGTTGGGTTTGAGCATTGACTTAAAAGTAGCCAAtagttttcttcaaatttcattTAGTTGGTTTGGTTAGTGAGAGTGCGCCATCTTAAACAAGAATAACTTATGGCCCACATGTACGAGTTTATAGACGCTTTAATTAGAATAGATTGAGGTGCGCCATGCTTGACAAAagtgacaattgcatggcccttaTTTTAACTAACTTCgttttgatccttagaattcgaggtgcgccatttagcaaatttctatGGCTCTCGCAAAGTTGCACATTcataattgctttaggcgcgttattttaataaattaccttcctaaactcgggtgcacatttatgtgacccaaatccaaatctcaacaacattagataaaatatgtcgagagccgcgggtgcatttatgtgacgtggttcaagacgtattttaaatgacaCTGCAATCTTCCTTAAAAGTAATTCAAAGCGGCATAAAGTTAAAATtttcacataggttcataattatttaaaatcagataattaagctgaatatggcagttgagcgaccgtgctagaaccacggaactcgtaaatgcctaacaccttctcccgagttaccagaattccttacccggatttctggttcgcgaactgttaaacagagtcaaccttttctcaactcgggattttaaaccggtgacttgggacaccttagaCTATCCCAAGttgcgactctgaatttttaataaaaataatccagtttcgattgtcactttaagttgaaaaaaactcctttatacaccCTTCTcgagggtgtaggtaaaaaaggaggtgtgacagctctggcgactctgctggggaccgaacccagaatctctggttcagggttcaagaatttgagcttagatgaattattatatttggttttatctgttatatgattttattacatatttgggcctaatgtgctaaatgttgcttttaccgctttgatattatctgaactgtatataaactactacgaaacccttctcttctcatcttcggggatgtgcacgctggccgtgactccctattctgttagtgtcataccttgaaataagaaagaggctcagacaagttactaagtcagatggccttttggttcccggtacgtagccccctcctaggctcgagttgtccgctcgggtaagccaggtctagaacaataaacccaggttttaaacctagtataacaaagcctcatgctggatccctagtaggcacgtttgtttgcatcatgtgcatttgattttggagactcaacacaggggttgggtctgtctcggacaggtgtacccgaaatgtaaagaccattatgatacatcttacttgctacttgcgtatttatttgcttcagatttgcatgttgaccggcttacaaGGAAAACTTAGATGGTTGAGAGGGATAAGCGCCTGTTTTAAAAAATCAATGTCCCAAACAAACCGAAACTCTaccaaaattttgaagaaaaaaaataattttgtagttttcaaagaaaagaaaaaaaaaagagggaaaatttttgtgttttaaaaaggaaaaattgttggttttattttgacaaatttgtccgaactacgccagtttgattctcatagggtgtgagatacgtaggcaatcctcattgagtccaacttctttttgcaaaaatagcccaaaagaaacaaaattgtacttttatttgaaaataattagggtgatgtcattcttgtcaaaaatagccgaatgtccctaaaaagacgTCGGAAGGCTGCTTTTGTAAGAACAACCGCATATGgccatttttcaaggttttcactggttagccaacacagccttaaaatcctcgtctccgaggtgctgaaaggccgtatttgcaaaatcggattttatttaatttgaaaaaaaagtgtcaatttgtttttgagtcaattgaatcgtaATATTTGCTTAACCGCCCTaaaaaatgtgcagaatgagcacaagccaaaatttgccaataacaatcgtgaacaagatccctttggagttgcatatgtggtgggatgatctgggtaaatcgggacaagatacggtcaatctatacttgggaggcctcactgggttgctgaagattaatcctaggggagacatcataaaggcgttggttacattttgggacccggcccacaacgtattttaTTTCTTAGAtttcgaacttaccccaacattggaagaaatagccagATATATTGGGAATCCCAAAGTTcccctgagacaccagtacctgattggtccaagggccgtagccgtacacaaGTTCTTAGACCTTTTGAAAATAAGCaagggggtccacaacccagacttggcagctggtttttgtactctgcagtttatatacaacagatatggtcatgtaggagggttcaacaagCCAGAAAATAAAATCTacagcaaaggaaaccgccttaagtgggaagaacacatgTCTTTCGCATTTATGTtggtctttttgggacttttggtgtttcctagaaaaaatgggaatattgacatacaaGTAGCCGgagttgtcagcactttgcttactcaggccaatagcaccctcgcacccatgatagtagctgaaatctttcgCGTTCTCACATCCTGtaaagccggaggagactttttcgaggggtgcaacgtgttgttgcagatgtggatgatagAACACTTATGCCaccgtcctcaatttatgagctatgggtcgacagagaaaacatgtgtagaagaattttacacaaggGTTAATGGGATTAGCCTGCCGAAGGGGGTGACAGAGTGGGTAGCGCACCTCCGCtccatcactgcaaaccaaatagagtggacatttggatggctgtctgtggatgaggtcatatacatgccagccaccgggcctcatttcctcttgatgCGACTCAAGAGTATCAAGCCTTATgctccatatcgggttttgaggtagctggggagatgccagatagttccgagagatgaagatcttagtgcccaagtagtcgagatcgggcctaacggtcagtttcatgaagcagcagtccgccaaatttggagcgaatgccaatacttaacagccaatacTTGTGTACGTGATTCATCCAAAGGTGAGgtttcaccagggtaccttgcttggtatatgagagaaattgagtttgggaggccggctaaaagaccccatcttcaggaatttgtcgaggcgtcacatgaacaatgggcttggttgactaaggagaatgagtacagggccataATAGGAAggttggaaaaacaagtcaaagaacttcaattcgagaatagcttgcatgCAGCGGCGGACGAatgtgaaaagaaaaggctagccaaagaaaatgaggcccttcgaacccaaattcagaaaatgaaaatagcggtaGAGAACCTCGCCCGatgtgccaaagatgaaaaacttataaaTAACCTGAGGTAGAAAGtaagtgactatagttttgatttgaacaaggcagaaagtgaactagccagggtTCGAAAGCAATTGGTTAAAAACGCAGATGAATGAGCACGcttggttaagcagttgaaagagaagtacgacaatgaggtcgcgggattaaagaaaagggtcatcgccacggaaaacaaaatgatcaaataggcgaaagacttcaaggttgaaagggaacattgttatacagcattggcacaattagaaatagatttgcaacaacttcaggagcaaaatcatgcgactgagcaaactttggaagccaggacccagcagatcgggcgtttgttgcaagaaaaaggtgtcataagagaaaGAATTAGAACCATCGCCGATTACATTAttgtgaagtgccaagcctgtgaggatatgactcgcaccaccttcttcgcggtagtgatgacatttgttaaacagataacgAGTGACATGGATCGACTTCAAAAGGATCTTGcttataggcccgtggcgagaccgaatgatgtcatgcgggcaccaggagcattaatgtattcatgatttctcatttgagtctgtcagttgtgttgagtttgtattttccttTTGCGGAAGTCTGTCAACTatgtttgagtctgtattttcttttgttgaagtatgatagtttatttttggagtctgtatttcgtctctTCATACGCGTCTGTTTGTTTctcttggagtctgttagtttggagtctttgtaatcaaagcatttacttttatgaaaattgaaaatcccaggaa
The Nicotiana sylvestris chromosome 11, ASM39365v2, whole genome shotgun sequence DNA segment above includes these coding regions:
- the LOC104235026 gene encoding putative wall-associated receptor kinase-like 11 isoform X4 — its product is MDTITIVIPFSPYPYNKSSGKNIYGDEYSTGKYINEYFSVSIKNNLVAIGCDIYAYIKDLDNSSRRQDNIVSGCASFCDSGGAKGSLLYDSSNASYSASSTYCTGNHGCCLSAFSRMPRILFASIQTMNTEKTSWTSSNCTYLLVVEKGIAESEFTQLLGKCKKDDYYNVGQAVNWVIGNVSCDKATRTPKYACGKNSRCVDDTTRPTEGYRCNCSPGYQGNPYLPNGCQDIKECASQQGKHSYPNDARCINTPGSFLCDPNDVKLMLTIQLFLDVVAAVTFVILIAVCLWLCKRLQKREEKKAKQKFFKRNGGLLLRQRIPFSEESSGGSLLKLFFKEELEKATDNFNESRILGKGGASTVYKGMLSDGSILAVKKSNKMDEDQIEQFINEILILSQINHRYIVKFLQSF
- the LOC104235026 gene encoding putative wall-associated receptor kinase-like 11 isoform X3, giving the protein MDTITIVIPFSPYPYNKSSGKNIYGDEYSTGKYINEYFSVSIKNNLVAIGCDIYAYIKDLDNSSRRQDNIVSGCASFCDSGGAKGSLLYDSSNASYSASSTYCTGNHGCCLSAFSRMPRILFASIQTMNTEKTSWTSSNCTYLLVVEKGIAESEFTQLLGKCKKDDYYNVGQAVNWVIGNVSCDKATRTPKYACGKNSRCVDDTTRPTEGYRCNCSPGYQGNPYLPNGCQDIKECASQQGKHSYPNDARCINTPGSFLCDPNDVKLMLTIQLFLDVVAAVTFVILIAVCLWLCKRLQKREEKKAKQKFFKRNGGLLLRQRIPFSEESSGGSLLKLFFKEELEKATDNFNESRILGKGGASTVYKGMLSDGSILAVKKSNKMDEDQIEQFINEILILSQINHRYIVKRYQIKQHIIRRCF